A stretch of Lactuca sativa cultivar Salinas chromosome 6, Lsat_Salinas_v11, whole genome shotgun sequence DNA encodes these proteins:
- the LOC111901218 gene encoding brassinosteroid-responsive RING protein 1 has translation MGFPVGYTDLFLPKLILHILILLGFIRSLTSSILFFIGLEDLLQPISESNTPQPQPEPSTQFHSLSAVLLRELLPVVKFSELVDPPESCVVCLYEFDACDEIRVLNNCRHVFHRCCLDRWMDHDRKTCPLCRTPFISDDLQDSFNERLWAASGIADYYGDSSMAASL, from the coding sequence ATGGGTTTTCCGGTGGGTTACACAGATCTCTTCCTCCCAAAACTCATCCTCCATATCTTAATCCTTCTAGGTTTCATCCGTAGCCTCACTTCCTCCATTCTCTTCTTTATCGGCCTGGAAGATCTACTTCAACCAATATCTGAATCCAACACACCTCAACCTCAACCTGAGCCGTCAACTCAATTTCACTCGTTATCCGCCGTCCTCCTCCGTGAACTCCTCCCCGTCGTCAAGTTCTCAGAGCTCGTAGACCCGCCGGAGAGCTGTGTAGTCTGTTTGTATGAGTTTGATGCCTGCGACGAGATCCGTGTGTTAAATAACTGCAGACACGTATTCCACCGGTGCTGTCTCGACCGGTGGATGGACCATGATCGGAAAACTTGCCCGCTTTGCCGGACGCCGTTTATATCTGATGATTTGCAGGATTCGTTCAATGAACGTTTATGGGCTGCTTCTGGTATCGCCGATTACTATGGCGATTCATCAATGGCTGCTTCTTTGTAG
- the LOC111901115 gene encoding uncharacterized protein LOC111901115, whose amino-acid sequence MAASQEHLDKMQLRQNYRNLWHTNLMNTITADTPYCCFSLFCGPCVSYLLRKRALYNDMSRYTCCAGYMPCSGRCGESKCPELCLCTEVFLCFGNSVASTRFLLQDEFNIQTTKCDNCIIGFMFCLQQLACIFSIVACLVGSEELSEASQLLNCLADLVYCTVCACMQTQHKVEMDKRDGKFGPQPMAVPPMQNMSRIDQPYPPNVGYGQQPYGYPPAPPPQAGGYPPAGYPPQGYPAPGYQR is encoded by the exons ATGGCGGCATCTCAAGAGCATTTGGACAAGATGCAGCTCCGTCAGAACTACCGGAATCTATGGCATACCAATCTCATGAACACCATCACTGCTGATACTCCTT ACTGCTGCTTTTCGTTATTCTG TGGACCATGTGTATCATACTTGCTTCGTAAGCGAGCTCTGTATAATGATATGTCAAGATATACATGCTGTGCTGGATATATGCCATGTAGTGGAAGATGTGGAGAAAGTAAATGCCCTGAATTATGTCTTTGCACTGAG gtgtttttgtgctttggGAACTCAGTGGCATCTACTCGGTTTCTGTTGCAAGATGAGTTCAACATACAAACAACTAAATGCGATAATTGCATCATT GGTTTCATGTTTTGTCTTCAACAACTTGCATGCATATTCTCCATTGTTGCTTGTCTTGTTGGAAGTGAAGAACTCAGTGAAGCATCTCAGTTGCTCAATTGCTTAGCTGATTTGGTCTATTGCAC GGTTTGCGCATGCATGCAG acTCAACACAAGGTTGAAATGGACAAAAGAGATGGAAAATTTGGACCACAACCAATGGCGGTCCCACCAATGCAAAATATGTCAAGGATTGATCAGCCATATCCGCCTAATGTCGGATATGGCCAACAACCCTATGGGTATCCGCCAGCACCACCACCACAAGCTGGCGGATACCCGCCTGCTGGATATCCTCCACAGGGATATCCGGCTCCGGGTTACCAgaggtaa